From Serinicoccus profundi, the proteins below share one genomic window:
- a CDS encoding D-hexose-6-phosphate mutarotase, which produces MPSATSMTPLTAQRGRSRLVAYDVGAHLATWDVDGEPVIWCSERAVLDGSRPIRGGVPLCFPWFAAGPQGDLSPSHGPVRTTRWSTDPAQGEEVWAWTLTDADVADAPGAEHVPGPFRLRYAVTLLEEDPHPGLRLSLAITNPGTAVLAVEAALHTYLGIGDVERVTVTGLDGADYLDKVTGRRDRQEGLMRIEGETDSVLDSPGDPCVEVHDGRRRLVLTTQGSTQTVVWNPGEEKAATIGDLGAQEWRRFLCVETAATGDRRLEIAPGATHTVECTITVEVQA; this is translated from the coding sequence ATGCCTTCCGCCACCTCCATGACCCCCCTCACCGCACAGCGGGGCCGATCCCGCCTCGTCGCCTACGACGTCGGGGCGCACCTCGCGACCTGGGACGTCGACGGCGAGCCCGTGATCTGGTGCAGCGAACGGGCCGTGCTGGACGGCAGCAGACCGATCCGGGGCGGGGTGCCCCTCTGCTTCCCGTGGTTCGCCGCGGGGCCGCAGGGCGACCTCTCCCCCAGCCACGGACCGGTCCGGACGACGAGGTGGAGCACCGACCCGGCGCAGGGCGAGGAGGTGTGGGCGTGGACGCTCACCGACGCCGACGTCGCCGACGCCCCTGGGGCGGAGCACGTCCCGGGCCCCTTCCGGCTGAGGTATGCCGTCACCCTGCTCGAGGAGGACCCGCACCCCGGCCTGCGGCTGAGCCTGGCGATCACCAACCCGGGCACCGCGGTCCTTGCGGTCGAGGCCGCCCTGCACACCTACCTCGGCATCGGCGACGTGGAGCGGGTCACGGTCACCGGCCTGGACGGTGCGGACTACCTCGACAAGGTCACCGGCCGACGCGACCGGCAGGAGGGGCTGATGCGGATCGAGGGCGAGACCGACAGCGTCCTGGACTCCCCCGGTGACCCGTGTGTCGAGGTCCACGACGGCCGGCGGCGCCTTGTGCTCACCACGCAGGGGTCGACGCAGACGGTGGTGTGGAACCCCGGGGAGGAGAAGGCCGCCACGATCGGTGACCTCGGCGCGCAGGAGTGGCGTCGCTTCCTCTGCGTCGAGACCGCCGCCACCGGTGACCGCAGGCTCGAGATCGCGCCCGGCGCCACGCATACCGTGGAGTGCACGATCACCGTCGAGGTGCAGGCATGA
- a CDS encoding AI-2E family transporter — MRPEGTTSARDDTDQVEDAPTLDTDLPSEGDQEGVVEEAPRTPEVDRGALILQGLRSAAAWSWRFLLVVAAAVVILYIVGRIWVGVLPIILALIVSSVLWPTVRWLRAHRWPGGLAAATVLLGALGVFGGIIAAIAPGVGGQLRQVADNAAAGADIVLDWLSGPPVNLQSEQLDDYVTRATQWLESRASIVAEGALSTITAVGSILVTTVLVLVLTFFFLKDGHRFLPWVRKSVGRTAGLYLTEALARIWVTLGGFLRAQAVVAAVDSLFIGLGLVILQVPLAFALAVITFFLSFIPIVGAFVAGGLAVLVALVSLGWGAALWVLAIVLLVQQLESTFVAPLMHSRVMAMHPVIVLLGVAAGGTLWGVLGAFLAVPVLASALTLMRFGSEHLDLRTGELHVDDLRNVTAEGREAAARAESEAPLFQLRARQAYLQAQDEQGAARVAMLGRTTEIAASLRDRLLSPIRRRDRDDLEDTDATRS; from the coding sequence ATGAGGCCGGAGGGGACGACGAGCGCCAGGGACGACACGGACCAGGTCGAGGACGCCCCCACCCTCGACACCGACCTCCCCTCGGAGGGCGACCAGGAGGGCGTGGTCGAGGAGGCGCCGAGGACACCCGAGGTCGACCGCGGGGCGCTCATCCTCCAGGGCCTGCGCAGCGCCGCGGCGTGGTCCTGGCGCTTCCTGCTCGTCGTCGCCGCGGCCGTCGTCATCCTCTACATCGTCGGCCGCATCTGGGTCGGGGTCCTGCCGATCATCCTCGCGCTCATCGTCAGCTCGGTGCTGTGGCCCACCGTCCGCTGGCTGCGGGCCCACCGGTGGCCAGGCGGTCTCGCGGCCGCCACCGTGCTGCTGGGCGCGCTCGGGGTGTTCGGCGGCATCATCGCCGCGATCGCCCCCGGCGTCGGTGGACAGCTGCGGCAGGTGGCCGACAACGCCGCTGCCGGGGCGGACATCGTGCTGGACTGGCTCTCCGGGCCTCCCGTCAACCTGCAGAGCGAGCAGCTGGACGACTACGTGACGCGCGCCACGCAGTGGCTCGAGTCACGGGCCAGCATCGTCGCCGAGGGTGCTCTCTCGACCATCACGGCGGTCGGGTCGATCCTCGTCACCACGGTGCTCGTGCTCGTCCTCACCTTCTTCTTCCTCAAGGACGGCCATCGCTTCCTGCCCTGGGTCCGCAAGTCCGTCGGTCGCACGGCCGGCCTCTACCTCACCGAGGCGTTGGCGCGGATCTGGGTGACCCTCGGCGGGTTCCTGCGGGCCCAGGCCGTGGTCGCCGCCGTCGACTCGCTCTTCATCGGTCTCGGCCTGGTGATCCTGCAGGTGCCCCTGGCCTTCGCCCTGGCCGTGATCACGTTCTTCCTGTCCTTCATCCCCATCGTCGGCGCCTTCGTCGCCGGTGGGCTCGCGGTGCTCGTGGCCCTGGTGTCGCTGGGCTGGGGCGCCGCGCTGTGGGTGCTGGCCATCGTCCTGCTCGTCCAGCAGCTGGAGAGCACCTTCGTCGCCCCGCTCATGCACAGCCGGGTCATGGCGATGCACCCGGTCATCGTCCTGCTCGGCGTCGCCGCCGGAGGCACCCTCTGGGGGGTGCTCGGTGCCTTCCTCGCGGTGCCGGTGCTGGCCTCCGCGCTCACCCTCATGCGTTTCGGCAGCGAGCACCTCGACCTGCGCACCGGGGAGCTGCACGTCGACGACCTGCGCAACGTCACGGCCGAGGGTCGCGAGGCGGCCGCCCGGGCCGAGAGCGAGGCGCCGCTCTTCCAGCTGCGGGCCCGCCAGGCCTACCTCCAGGCCCAGGACGAGCAGGGCGCGGCCAG